In a genomic window of Amblyomma americanum isolate KBUSLIRL-KWMA chromosome 4, ASM5285725v1, whole genome shotgun sequence:
- the LOC144127542 gene encoding neprilysin-1-like, translated as MSGERHGFTSTFLSMRSTRGKMSGFAKLWAVFLAVVLLGAILFSVTRLARRRKPAALTELTCSTPSCLLYQKLLEDAVDNDADPCEDYYSYVCGLWTRSHEISVKHMQLHRFIADAVERMKLFPTVTSKVTEKGTKFFQACLSVLNTSHVAGVKKLLAEGGVMWPNRNPKPDFLNALFYMSRSLFTHVVFKFTVENGSVLVVSLCEDFMKLLATLRGHIKSRHLLRHLRTTYEAFGALDDSRLTEIIDHFESLEAFIDTYSNASIFQSLVSKVFPKNDTASFFRLTPSVPRDRWEAALRRHLSLSFSDLSEIVVQDVDSFTTVFNLHESIGEAPMNDVIETLCVQSLVQYTSFDIIVSFHRSTEVATEQLQENCFLSTFTFFGYDINHFFLLSRRHSLGNLERLAENVRHAYSVDLHQSVSSPRRAAVVQNKTDANFRHVFALLKKSKAREYPSSYYVYPEMTSEPLINWKMLNEYYFYNRSVGDSSLISYGVKDFAKFKGFSLLVQHLDYPYYAPDAHRGIVLGGIGSRLAAAVFYDYVESHADFHKIYKRNHQCLAGNSSDEPDLDLQGAVAAVPVVASMLRTASMDNDDALVKNLPPFKTDRLVFLFGCYLLCGQQNGGSMCNVPMRHSVDFSDAYNCPARSPMNPTDKCTMAP; from the exons ATGTCGGGCGAGAGGCATGgcttcacttccaccttcctg TCAATGCGGTCTACTCGAGGCAAGATGTCCGGCTTCGCCAAGCTGTGGGCGGTCTTCTTGGCAGTCGTTCTTCTGGGCGCCATCTTGTTCTCGGTCACGCGCCTTGCACGCCGGAGGAAGCCCGCTGCCTTGACCGAGCTCACCTGCAGCACCCCGTCGTGCCTGCTCTACCAGAAGCTCTTGGAAGACGCTGTCGACAACGACGCTGACCCATGCGAGGACTACTACTCTTACGTGTGCGGCCTGTGGACAAGGTCACACGAGATATCTGTGAAACACATGCAGCTGCATCGCTTCATCGCAGACGCCGTGGAGAGAATGAAGTTGTTCCCGACGGTCACGAGTAAGGTCACCGAAAAGGGAACCAAATTCTTCCAAGCCTGCCTCAGCGTCCTGAACACGTCCCACGTGGCCGGTGTGAAAAAGCTTCTCGCCGAAGGTGGAGTCATGTGGCCCAACAGGAATCCCAAGCCGGACTTCCTCAATGCTCTCTTCTACATGTCACGGAGTCTCTTTACGCACGTCGTCTTTAAGTTTACTGTCGAGAACGGGTCGGTGCTGGTCGTCAGCCTCTGCGAAGATTTTATGAAGCTACTCGCTACTCTAAGGGGACACATTAAATCCCGTCACCTGCTCCGGCACCTGCGCACTACGTACGAGGCTTTCGGTGCCCTTGACGACAGCAGGCTAACGGAAATCATCGACCACTTCGAGAGCCTCGAAGCGTTTATCGACACGTACTCTAATGCCAGCATCTTTCAGAGCCTCGTCTCCAAAGTGTTCCCGAAGAATGACACGGCCTCCTTCTTTAGGCTGACTCCATCCGTGCCTCGTGACAGGTGGGAGGCAGCGCTGAGGCGACATCTAAGCCTGTCTTTCTCGGACCTGAGTGAAATAGTCGTCCAGGACGTGGACAGCTTCACGACCGTCTTCAATCTGCACGAGTCTATTGGCGAAGCCCCCATGAACGACGTGATAGAAACGCTTTGCGTTCAGAGCCTGGTACAATACACTAGCTTCGACATAATCGTTAGCTTCCACCGAAGCACAGAGGTCGCCACCGAACAGCTCCAGGAGAACTGCTTTCTGTCAACTTTTACCTTCTTTGGCTACGACATCAACCATTTCTTCCTCCTTTCCAGACGTCACTCCTTGGGAAACTTGGAGCGGCTAGCAGAGAATGTGCGCCATGCCTATTCCGTCGACTTGCACCAGAGCGTGTCGTCACCGCGTCGCGCAGCGGTGGTGCAAAACAAGACTGACGCTAATTTTCGACACGTGTTCGCGCTCCTGAAAAAATCGAAAGCCCGGGAGTACCCTTCCTCTTACTACGTTTACCCAGAGATGACCAGCGAGCCACTGATCAACTGGAAGATGCTGAATGAGTATTATTTTTACAACCGGTCTGTGGGCGACTCCTCCCTGATCAGCTATGGGGTGAAGGACTTCGCTAAGTTCAAGGGCTTTTCGCTTTTGGTTCAGCACCTGGACTATCCCTACTatgctcccgacgcgcatagagGCATCGTGCTCGGAGGCATAGGCTCGCGCCTCGCAGCTGCTGTCTTCTACGATTACGTAGAGTCCCACGCCGACTTCCACAAGATCTACAAACGCAACCATCAATGTCTCGCCGGCAACAGCAGCGACGAACCGGACCTTGACCTGCAAGGAGCAGTGGCAGCTGTTCCGGTGGTGGCATCTATGCTTCGGACAGCAAGCATGGATAACGATGACGCGTTGGTCAAGAACCTGCCTCCTTTTAAGACGGACAGGTTGGTTTTCCTATTCGGCTGTTACTTGCTGTGTGGACAGCAAAACGGAGGAAGCATGTGCAACGTTCCAATGAGGCACAGTGTTGACTTTTCCGACGCCTACAATTGCCCGGCGCGTTCCCCTATGAACCCGACTGATAAGTGTACCATGGCGCCGTAG